The Streptomyces sp. NBC_00775 genome includes the window GGGCTTCACCCCGCTGGTGCCGGTCTCGATCCGGCTCACTTTCGACTGGTGCCAGCCTACGAGGCGGGCCGCCTCACCACTGGTGAGGCCCGCATCGGCGCGCAGCGCGCGCAGTTCGGCACCGAGCTTGCGGCGGCGCACCGCGGGACCGTGCTGCATGGCCGTACTCCTTACTCCTTCCGAGCCGCCCAAATACGCTCCGCCGTCGCAGAGTTCACCGCTTCGAGCGACAGATATATGCATATCTCGGTGGATCGCACCCGTGACCGGCCCGGTAATGGCAGTCTGTCGCGAAGCACCAGTCCGGGACCGTACTCGAACCATCCGCTCCGTGTCGGACTCCGGTCCCGTGGGAAAGGGTCGACGTCGCCATGGCAGATCACCAGGAAGCATCCGTCACTCTGCCGAGCGATCCCGCCTCGGTCTCCGCGGCCCGGAAATTCGTCGCCGATGTGCTGGCCGAGTGGGGCCTGCCGTGCGACTCCGAAGTCGCGGACACCGTACGCCTGATCGTGTCCGAACTAGCCACCAACGCCGTCCAGCACACTTTCGGGCAGTCGCCCACCTTCACGGTGGACGTCCAGCTCGACCGGGACGAACACCTGCGCCTCGGCGTCACCGACAGCCACCCGCGCTTTCCGAAACGGCTGCCCGCAGCCGTCCAACAGGACAACGGCCGCGGCATGGTGATCATCCGCTGGCTGACCGCGGAATGCGGCGGCAGACTCGCCGTCCGGCCCACCAGGGAAGGCGGCAAGACGGTTTCCATCGAACTGCCGTGGACGGCACCGGTCCAGCCGGTGGCGGCCGGGGGACCTCAAGAGCCGTAGGAGGCGGCTCAGTTGGCGTGTCCCTACGACCCGGGGTTGTGCCTGTGCTGCCCGGCCCGCCCGAAGGCGTACGGGCGGCAGCAGACGGATGTCCGTCGTCCGGCGCGGTCATGGGCCTCGGTCCGGTGCTGCCGGTGGAACCTCTGCGGGCCTGAGGGCACGGTGGACCAGCCGGGGCAGCACGCCCCACAACGCCACGTAGACGGCCAGTGTGCCCGCTCCCGCCGCGATCCCGGCGGCACGCCCCAGCGACACGTCCACGACGAGGAGCACCGATCCGGTGAACGCCAGCATCAGCACGAACAGACCGATGCCGGCCAGCCGGGAGGAGACCCGCACGATGGCGGGCTTGACGTTCTCCTGGAACAGCGACCGGTGCAGCGCCGCGGGGGCTGTGAACAGGGCGGCGGCCAGCACCGAGAGCAGCAGCGTGGTGACGTAGGTGGCGCGCTGGACGGTGTCGAGCGAGGGGAAGCGCTGTGTGAAGGCAAGGGTCAGCAGGAAGGCGAAGAGGATCTGCACCCCTGTCTGGGTGACGCGCAGCTCCTGGAGCAGCTCGCTGAAGTTGCGGTCGGCGCGTTCGAGAGGCGTCTCGTGGCGTGCCGGGAGGGGACGTTGCTCGGCCATGGTGGACGAGTAACCGGTCCGACCCGTTTTCACGCCCCGAGGGGGTGACGGCGGTGTGCGCCGTCACCCCCTCGGGCGGATCAGCTGACCCGGCCGTACCAGACGCTCTTCGTCCAGATCTTCTGGAGCTTCACGACCTCCCCGGTCTTCGGGGAGTGCCAGATCTTTCCCTTCCCGGCATAGATGCCGACGTGGTACACGCTCCGGCCCGAGTGGAAGAACACGAGGTCTCCGGCCTTGCGGTGCGAGGCGGAGACATGGTGCGTCTTGTTGTACTGCGCCGCGGCCGTACGAGGCAGCTTCTTGCCCGCCTTCTTGTACGAGTAGAGCGTGAACCCGGAGCAGTCGAAACGGCGCGGCCCCGTGGCGCCCCACTGGTACGGGGAGCCCTTCTTGGAAGCCGCGACCTGAAGTGCCTTCGTCGCGAGAGTGGCCGCCTCGGCGCCGGATGCGACGCCCGGGACCACGAGGCTGCCGCCCACGGCGGCAATGGTGAGAGCCGAGGCCGTACCGGCCCTGGTCCACAGCGACGGGACACGATTGAGCGCAGTCATGCGCAACCCTTCGTCAGCCGCCTGTGAAGGATGACCTGTCGGATTCGGGCTGGCGAAGTAGCCCGGCCGCTTACGCGGCTTCACCCCAAGGACCGCCCGGATCTCTCCGGCGGCCCGTCGTGCTGGGTCCTCCACTCCTGCCGATGCACTTCTGTCGACCGGGCATCCGGGCAGCGGCAGGACTCGGCGTCCGCCCGGACCGCCCCGCCGTTGTGGCGGGGGCTTGTCGTCGGAAGGGATCTTCACGCATGAGTGTCCGAAAAACCGAGCGGAACCGGCGATTTGTGGGGTTACTCACCACTCACCCGTTCGGGTGGACACCCCTCCGTTCGAGGGGGTGTTGAGGAAGCCGACGATGCCCGTACCTGCGTCGGAGCACTTCATTCCGCCTCTGCGCTACGCGCGTTGCGCAACTTTTCCGCCCTCCTGGAAGGACCGGCGTCTACTCCATCAGGGGGTACACCATTCGGTCCGTTTGAAACCCGGGCCGGACGCTTCGCCGGCTCGGCGCGTGCCGCGGCCCGGGTGCGCCTGCGTCAACTGTGGGAGTCGGGCGGCAGGGTGACCCGGGCCGCCCGCCGCTCCCCGTCGAGGACGCGCAGGGCCTGTGCCAGGGTCGGCGCGTGCACCTCGCTCTCACCCCGCTGATGCATCAGTGCGAGGGCCTCACGCAGTGCCGTCGCCTTGCCGACGAGCGCCTGAGCGGCACGCAGGCCGCGGTAGGTGTCCCCGGGGCGGGCCGGGTTGATGCGTCCGAGCAGATCGACCACGTCGAGGTAACGGTCGATCAACTCGGCCTCGGCGCGCGTCAGCGCGGGCAGTGGGGGCAGTTCGGGGACCATCGGGCGATCACCTCGCGCCGGGCGCGGTGCGCGAGGCCTTGCGGCTCGGGACGATCCGGTCGATCAGTCCGTACGCCAACGCCGCCGGCGCGTCCAGGATCTTGTCCCGCTCGATGTCCGCGGCGACTTGCTCCGGACTCTGCCCCGTGTGCCGTACGAGCAGTTCCTCCAGCAGCTTCCGGGTGCGCACCAACTCCTCGGCCTGGATGGCCAGATCGCTCGCCTGGCCCTGGATCGGCTCGGAGACCGACGGCTGGTGGATGAGCACACGGGCACCCGGCAGCGCGAACCGTTTGCCCGGCGTGCCCCCGGCCAGCAGCACGGCCGCGGCCGACGCCGCCTGCCCCAGGCAGATCGTCTCCACGTCGCACGTGACGAACTGCATCGTGTCGTAGACCGCCGACATCGCGCTGAACGAGCCGCCGGGGGAGTTGATGTACAGCGAGATGTCCCGGTCCGGTGCCAGGTACTCGAGGTGCATGAACTGCGCCATCACATCGTTCGCCGACGTGTCGTCGATCGGCGTCCCGAGGAACACGATCCGCTCTTCGAGCAGCTTCGAGTACGGATCCAGGGTCTGGTGCCCCGTGCTGGTCCGTTCCGTGAACGTGGGCAGGACATAGCGGGCGGACGGGCTGTGCATGGTGCGCGCCTCCTCGGATCGACGTCTGTAAAAAATGTACAGGACGTACGTCCCCGGGGAAGGGGAGCATGCTGAGAGCGAAAAACGGCGGCGCCCCGGAGCGGGAGTCGGTCCGGGGCGCCGTGCGCGCGTGTGTGCGTCTGCGGGTGTCAGTTGATGGCGACCGGTGTGGGTCTTCCGCTGAAGTGGATGGGTGGCCAGCCGCGGGAGACGGCGAGTTCGGAGAGCGCGTTCGCCACGTCGGCGGGCGTGATGGTGTTTTCCGCGGGAGCCGTGTCCAACTGGACGGTGAAGGATATGCGGAGCATCGCGTCGATGTCGGCGATGCTGACGCCTCCGGTGAACTCCGTGTCGGGCGGGAACGTGACCTCCGCCGTGCTGCTGTCCCCGGCTGCGGCGGCCTGCGTCGTTCCGGCCGTGGCGAGCGCGGCCCCCGCCGCCGCTGTCCCTGAATATCCCAGCAGTGAGCGCCTGGAAATGCTGGACATGATCCCCTCCTTGGCTGTCATGAACGCCTCCTTCGGAAGCTGACGCTCGATCGTATGGACAGGGCGATGGCGGTGGGGCAGAACGCGATCTTCCGCTCTCCGGCGGTGTCAGGGGACCGGTCTAAGCTGGGGGCATGGCCTACGAGATTCCGGTGACGCAAGCCAGGGCTGAGCTCGCCGACCTGATCAACCGCGTGGTGTACGGCGGTGAGCGCGTCGTAGTGACGCGGCACGGGAAGCCCCTCGTCGCCCTGGTCTCCGCCGCCGACCTGGAGCGCCTCGAAGAACTCCCGGACCCGGCGGACGAGCAGGTGGTCAGCGCCCTCTCCAGCGTGCGCGAGGTCGCGTCCGCGCCGCGCGAGCGACAGCGGTTCGGCATCGCGGCGGAGCACCGGGGGCCCAACGCCTCGTAGGCACAAGACGGTTCAGCGGACGCGCGGGGATGCGGAAACACGGAGACCGTGCGCTCCCGTCCGCTACAGCGGGGGCGCACGGTCCGTTCCGTGGGCGTCCAGTGGGCGGTCAGTTCACCAGTACGGGCTCCCGCTCGGTGACCTTCTCCGCGGGCGTCCGGCGCTGCTTGAGCGCGCTGCCCAGCAGGACCGCGCCGAGGCCGAGCACGGCCCACCAGGCCAGGGTCAGCGCCGGGCCGGCAGCGGCGGCGCCGTCGAAGAAAGACACCGAGCGCAGCAGTGACGCGCCCGCGCCCGGCGGCAGCCACTGGCCGATCGTCCCGACGGGCTCGGGCAGCATCTCCGGGGCCGAGGCCGCTCCGGAGAACGGGTTGCCGAGCAGCATGACCACGAAGCCGCCGAGCCCGATCCCGGGAGTGCCGATCAGTGCCGCGAGTCCGGCGACGGCGGCGCTCACGGCCAGGGTCGACAGCCCGAGCGCCGCGGCCTCCGTCCACCAGTCGCCGGTGAGGACCCCCAGCCAGCTGTGCGCGATCGAGGCCGCGACCATGCCGACCAGCGCCGCCGCGCCGACCAGTGCGACGGCGGCGCGTGTGCCGCGCAGGCCCAGCAGCGTCACGACGGCTCCCGCGGCGATGCCGACCAGGGCGAGCGGCAGCACGCTCGCGCTCAGGGCCGCGCCGCGGGGGTCCTTGGCGGAGGCGGGCACGACATCGGCGGTCGGCACCTTCGTGCCCTCGGGGGCCTGCTGGGCCACTGCCTGCTGGAGCAGCTGGGCGACAAGCGGGCTCGCGGCGGAGGCGGTCAGCAGTTTGGGTCCCTGCGCGGTGGCGACGACCGCGCCGTATACGGTCCGGTCCTCGATGGCGTCCCGGGCGGCGGCCTCGTCGGCGTAGTGGTGGATCTCGAAGGCGCCTCGGTGCTGCGCCAACTGCTTCTGTATCTGTGCGGTCGCGGCCGCGGAGCCCGCCACGCCGAGCGGAAGATCGCGGGGTGCGGTGCGGGCGGCGGGCCAGGCGAAGGCCCAGAGTGCCAGTGCCACCAGCGCCGGGATGAGCACGATCACGGCGACCATGCGGCGGCCGTGAGGCAGTGGCAGCGGGGGTGCGGCGGTGCCGGCGGGCGTAGCGGAGGTGGCGGGCATGGTCTTCCTCGTTTCGCAATTTAAAAAGAAGGATCGTTCGTTTTAGAAACTCCCCACACTGTCCTGCCGGCCTTGTCGCCTTGTCAAGAAGGAATGTTCGTTTTACGTTGGGGGCCATGGCCCGCGTATCCCAGGAACACCTAGACGCCCGCCGCCGGCAGATCCTCGACGGCGCCGCCCTCTGCTTCGCCCGCAACGGGTTCCACGCCACGTCGATGCAGGACGTGCTCAAGGAAGTCGACCTCTCCGCGGGGGCCGTCTACCGCTATTTCAGCGGCAAGGAGGAGCTGATCGGAGCGATCGTCGCCGAGGTGCTGGAGACGGTGCGCGACACCTATGAGCGCGCGGCCCTGGAGAATCCGCCCCCGCTGCCGGACGTGCTGATCCCCAGGGTCCTGGAGCAGCTGAAGGCGGTGCGCCCGGGCGTGCTGGACGGCGGTGAGTGGGTCTTCCCCCGGCTGATGATCCAGGTGTGGACCGAGACCCTGCGCAATCACGAGCTGGCGGTCGTGATGACCACGGGGTACGACAAGGTGCGCGCCGCCTGGGCGAAGGTCGTCGAGCGCTACAAGGACGCGGGGCTGATGCCCGAGGACGCCGACGCCGACGCCATGGCCCGGACGATGATCGCGCTCGCGCAGGGGTTCGCGGCGCAGCTGGCCCTGTTCGGCACCGTACCCACAAAGACTCTCCAGGACGGGCTGCGGGCCCTGATGAGCATGGGGGGCGTCCACCGCGCGGCGGTGAATTGATCACAGGCTGGTTAACGTCCTTGAAACTCCGGCCAACTAGCGTGCCCATCCACGCCACCAGGGGTTTTGGTGGCTGCGGCCACCGGACCCCGCACGGTCCGGAGCGAGGACTGAGGTGGGACGCCGTGCAACTGACCCCGCACGAGCAAGAGAGGCTGCTGATTCATGTGGCCGCCGACGTGGCCGAGAAGCGG containing:
- a CDS encoding type II toxin-antitoxin system Phd/YefM family antitoxin, with product MAYEIPVTQARAELADLINRVVYGGERVVVTRHGKPLVALVSAADLERLEELPDPADEQVVSALSSVREVASAPRERQRFGIAAEHRGPNAS
- a CDS encoding ABC transporter permease produces the protein MVAVIVLIPALVALALWAFAWPAARTAPRDLPLGVAGSAAATAQIQKQLAQHRGAFEIHHYADEAAARDAIEDRTVYGAVVATAQGPKLLTASAASPLVAQLLQQAVAQQAPEGTKVPTADVVPASAKDPRGAALSASVLPLALVGIAAGAVVTLLGLRGTRAAVALVGAAALVGMVAASIAHSWLGVLTGDWWTEAAALGLSTLAVSAAVAGLAALIGTPGIGLGGFVVMLLGNPFSGAASAPEMLPEPVGTIGQWLPPGAGASLLRSVSFFDGAAAAGPALTLAWWAVLGLGAVLLGSALKQRRTPAEKVTEREPVLVN
- a CDS encoding TetR/AcrR family transcriptional regulator encodes the protein MARVSQEHLDARRRQILDGAALCFARNGFHATSMQDVLKEVDLSAGAVYRYFSGKEELIGAIVAEVLETVRDTYERAALENPPPLPDVLIPRVLEQLKAVRPGVLDGGEWVFPRLMIQVWTETLRNHELAVVMTTGYDKVRAAWAKVVERYKDAGLMPEDADADAMARTMIALAQGFAAQLALFGTVPTKTLQDGLRALMSMGGVHRAAVN
- a CDS encoding DUF6328 family protein, encoding MAEQRPLPARHETPLERADRNFSELLQELRVTQTGVQILFAFLLTLAFTQRFPSLDTVQRATYVTTLLLSVLAAALFTAPAALHRSLFQENVKPAIVRVSSRLAGIGLFVLMLAFTGSVLLVVDVSLGRAAGIAAGAGTLAVYVALWGVLPRLVHRALRPAEVPPAAPDRGP
- a CDS encoding ATP-binding protein; this translates as MADHQEASVTLPSDPASVSAARKFVADVLAEWGLPCDSEVADTVRLIVSELATNAVQHTFGQSPTFTVDVQLDRDEHLRLGVTDSHPRFPKRLPAAVQQDNGRGMVIIRWLTAECGGRLAVRPTREGGKTVSIELPWTAPVQPVAAGGPQEP
- a CDS encoding C40 family peptidase, whose product is MTALNRVPSLWTRAGTASALTIAAVGGSLVVPGVASGAEAATLATKALQVAASKKGSPYQWGATGPRRFDCSGFTLYSYKKAGKKLPRTAAAQYNKTHHVSASHRKAGDLVFFHSGRSVYHVGIYAGKGKIWHSPKTGEVVKLQKIWTKSVWYGRVS
- a CDS encoding ATP-dependent Clp protease proteolytic subunit, which encodes MHSPSARYVLPTFTERTSTGHQTLDPYSKLLEERIVFLGTPIDDTSANDVMAQFMHLEYLAPDRDISLYINSPGGSFSAMSAVYDTMQFVTCDVETICLGQAASAAAVLLAGGTPGKRFALPGARVLIHQPSVSEPIQGQASDLAIQAEELVRTRKLLEELLVRHTGQSPEQVAADIERDKILDAPAALAYGLIDRIVPSRKASRTAPGAR